One region of Citrus sinensis cultivar Valencia sweet orange chromosome 6, DVS_A1.0, whole genome shotgun sequence genomic DNA includes:
- the LOC102608016 gene encoding protein SMALL AUXIN UP-REGULATED RNA 10-like isoform X2 produces the protein MTSSNFVATSEDDDLPEDVKEGHFVVHTFNDGKLKRFIIELDYLAHPGFLKLLKLAEEEFGFKQEGVLVIPCGPNELQRILENRKDWM, from the exons ATGACCAG CTCAAATTTTGTTGCGACAAGTGAAGATGATGATTTGCCGGAGGATGTGAAAGAGGGACATTTTGTGGTTCACACCTTCAATGATGGTAAGCTGAAGAGGTTCATCATTGAGTTGGATTATCTAGCTCATCCAGGGTTCTTGAAGTTGTTGAAGCTGGCTGAGGAGGAATTTGGGTTTAAACAGGAAGGAGTTCTTGTTATCCCTTGTGGGCCTAATGAACTCCAGAGGATTCTTGAGAACCGGAAAGATTGGATGTGA
- the LOC102608702 gene encoding uncharacterized protein LOC102608702 isoform X1, translated as MSCKHAINLGLSHPLLFPNNHSFNSIHSPPSCRSCFLLSDPSLCILLRLRSPFSGSLFSIIVQWEHNDSRNQITKQNNRMGTSIPQPTLRFLTSGISKRIIWNTKDAIRTHRFPLRTRSPFRSFHNPLSLLFPLPPPHSFLSPLLRPPPRFLCNMTDTQSPPAKTVRVVVKGRVQGVFYRNWTIENATQLGLKGWVRNRRDGSVEALFSGNPDSVKEMEQRCCHGPSDAVVTGLQVFPSNDDPGTGFVRKQTV; from the exons ATGAGCTGCAAGCATGCTATTAATTTGGGACTCTCCCACCCTCTGCTTTTTCCAAACAATCATAGCTTTAATTCTATTCATTCTCCTCCTTCGTGCCgctcttgttttcttctttctgaTCCTTCTCTTTGCATTTTGCTCAGACTTCGTTCACCTTTTTCTGGATCTTTGTTCAGTATAATAG TGCAGTGGGAACACAATGATTCCAGGAATCAGatcacaaaacaaaataatcgGATGGGAACATCAATCCCACAACCAACACTGAGATTCCTGACATCTGGGATCAGCAAGAGAATAATATGGAACACTAAAGATGCTATTCGTACTCATAGATTCCCCCTTCGCACTCGTTCTCCTTTTCGTTCTTTTCATAATCCTCTTTCGCTACTCTTTCCTCTTCCTCCTCctcattcttttctttctcctctGCTCAGACCTCCTCCTCGTTTTCTCTGCAACATGACTGACACTCAATCTCCTCCCGCCAAAACG GTGAGGGTTGTTGTAAAAGGCAGGGTGCAGGGTGTGTTCTACAGGAACTGGACCATAGAGAATGCCACACAATTAGGGTTGAAAGGTTGGGTGCGGAACAGGCGTGATGGTTCTGTAGAGGCTCTGTTTTCAGGGAACCCTGATTCTGTCAAGGAGATGGAGCAGAGGTGCTGCCATGGCCCATCAGATGCTGTAGTTACAGGGCTCCAGGTCTTCCCATCCAATGATGATCCTGGTACGGGATTTGTGCGCAAACAAACTGTTTGA
- the LOC102608016 gene encoding auxin-responsive protein SAUR50-like isoform X1, giving the protein MQTGVYAAHGSLFLEQTVKVKDCRYSIAETWCSNFVATSEDDDLPEDVKEGHFVVHTFNDGKLKRFIIELDYLAHPGFLKLLKLAEEEFGFKQEGVLVIPCGPNELQRILENRKDWM; this is encoded by the exons ATGCAAACTGGGGTATATGCTGCACATGGATCCTTGTTCTTGGAGCAGACGGTGAAGGTGAAGGATTGCCGTTATTCTATTGCTGAGACCTGGTG CTCAAATTTTGTTGCGACAAGTGAAGATGATGATTTGCCGGAGGATGTGAAAGAGGGACATTTTGTGGTTCACACCTTCAATGATGGTAAGCTGAAGAGGTTCATCATTGAGTTGGATTATCTAGCTCATCCAGGGTTCTTGAAGTTGTTGAAGCTGGCTGAGGAGGAATTTGGGTTTAAACAGGAAGGAGTTCTTGTTATCCCTTGTGGGCCTAATGAACTCCAGAGGATTCTTGAGAACCGGAAAGATTGGATGTGA
- the LOC102608702 gene encoding uncharacterized protein LOC102608702 isoform X2 — protein MGTSIPQPTLRFLTSGISKRIIWNTKDAIRTHRFPLRTRSPFRSFHNPLSLLFPLPPPHSFLSPLLRPPPRFLCNMTDTQSPPAKTVRVVVKGRVQGVFYRNWTIENATQLGLKGWVRNRRDGSVEALFSGNPDSVKEMEQRCCHGPSDAVVTGLQVFPSNDDPGTGFVRKQTV, from the exons ATGGGAACATCAATCCCACAACCAACACTGAGATTCCTGACATCTGGGATCAGCAAGAGAATAATATGGAACACTAAAGATGCTATTCGTACTCATAGATTCCCCCTTCGCACTCGTTCTCCTTTTCGTTCTTTTCATAATCCTCTTTCGCTACTCTTTCCTCTTCCTCCTCctcattcttttctttctcctctGCTCAGACCTCCTCCTCGTTTTCTCTGCAACATGACTGACACTCAATCTCCTCCCGCCAAAACG GTGAGGGTTGTTGTAAAAGGCAGGGTGCAGGGTGTGTTCTACAGGAACTGGACCATAGAGAATGCCACACAATTAGGGTTGAAAGGTTGGGTGCGGAACAGGCGTGATGGTTCTGTAGAGGCTCTGTTTTCAGGGAACCCTGATTCTGTCAAGGAGATGGAGCAGAGGTGCTGCCATGGCCCATCAGATGCTGTAGTTACAGGGCTCCAGGTCTTCCCATCCAATGATGATCCTGGTACGGGATTTGTGCGCAAACAAACTGTTTGA